From the genome of Nicotiana sylvestris chromosome 2, ASM39365v2, whole genome shotgun sequence, one region includes:
- the LOC104242208 gene encoding xyloglucan O-acetyltransferase 3-like — protein sequence MELCSVQTRKNVHNYLFKGEKFLNLGNPGFLLFYLLFLTMIFTFYMLHFSISPIVNFTTNSKEDDAARPRNSLYMIQPQLLIDNNTSDCDLFNGSWVRNQQKSSLYYTNFSCPTIPHSKNCLLNGRQDEEFMHWKWKPDKCTIPIFNPKTFLAFVKGKTMAFIGDSLARNHMESLLCLLSSEETPMDIYKDAEDKFRTWIFPRYNFTLMVLRTEFLVFATERVINGSFTGGFDLHLDKLNGNWTQHLPDIDYAIFSDGHWFLRPNYLYENDNLIGCIYCGEAGVQHLGPGYAIRRAFQAAFKYINECEECSGIVVLLRTFSAGQFENGAWNEGGFCNRTRPFAREEVKIGDQDWEFRNIQTEEVERARKDGKKIGNNFEIMDVTRAMLMRADGHPGAYWGNKWMKGFSDCIHWCLPGPIDTWNEFLLEIIRRKFST from the exons ATGGAATTGTGTTCTGTACAGACACGAAAGAATGTTCACAACTATCTTTTCAAGGGAGAGAAGTTTTTAAACTTGGGAAACCCAGGTTTCTTGTTGTTCTATTTACTCTTTTTAACCATGATTTTCACCTTCTACATGCTTCATTTTTCCATCAGCCCCATTGTCAATTTCACAACAAACAGCAAAGAAGATGACGCAGCTCGTCCTCGTAATTCCTTATACATGATTCAACCTCAACTACTAATTG ATAATAATACATCAGATTGTGACTTGTTCAATGGCAGCTGGGTTCGAAATCAACAGAAGAGTTCTTTGTATTATACAAACTTCAGCTGTCCAACAATCCCTCATTCGAAAAATTGTTTATTGAACGGAAGGCAAGATGAAGAATTCATGCATTGGAAATGGAAACCAGACAAGTGTACGATCCCTATTTTCAATCCAAAAACATTTTTAGCATTTGTTAAAGGAAAGACGATGGCATTCATAGGCGATTCCCTCGCCCGGAACCATATGGAGTCCCTTCTCTGCCTTTTATCTTCG GAAGAAACTCCAATGGACATTTACAAAGATGCAGAAGACAAATTCAGAACATGGATATTTCCTCGTTACAACTTCACTCTTATGGTCCTCCGCACAGAATTCCTCGTCTTTGCCACTGAGAGAGTAATCAATGGTTCATTCACCGGCGGCTTTGACTTGCATTTGGACAAATTAAATGGAAATTGGACCCAACATTTACCAGACATAGATTATGCTATTTTCTCAGATGGGCATTGGTTTCTTCGGCCCAATTACCTTTATGAAAATGACAACCTTATTGGATGTATTTATTGTGGGGAAGCAGGAGTTCAACATCTTGGCCCAGGATATGCTATTAGAAGAGCATTTCAAGCTGCTTTCAAGTACATAAATGAGTGTGAGGAATGCTCAG GTATTGTTGTACTTTTGAGGACATTTTCGGCGGGTCAATTCGAGAATGGAGCATGGAATGAAGGAGGTTTTTGCAATAGAACAAGACCATTTGCAAGAGAAGAAGTTAAAATTGGTGATCAAGATTGGGAGTTTAGGAATATTCAAACTGAAGAAGTTGAAAGAGCAAGAAAAGATGGAAAGAAAATTGGGAACAATTTCGAGATTATGGATGTGACTAGAGCCATGTTAATGAGAGCAGATGGACATCCAGGAGCCTATTGGGGCAATAAATGGATGAAAGGGTTTAGTGACTGCATCCATTGGTGTTTGCCAGGACCCATTGATACATggaatgaatttttattagagaTTATAAGGAGGAAATTTTCAACTTAA
- the LOC104242207 gene encoding alpha-dioxygenase PIOX, whose amino-acid sequence MSLVMASLKNLLLSPLRGFIHKDFHDIFERMTLLDKLFFLIVHFVDKLNLWHRLPVFLGLLYLGARRHLHQEYNLINVGKTPVGVRSNPADHPYRTADGKYNDPFNEGAGSELSFFGRNMLPVHQHNQLKKPDPMVVATKLLARRNFVDTGKQFNMIAASWIQFMIHDWIDHLEDTKQIELKAPKEVASQCPLKSFKFFKTKEIPTGFYEIKTGHLNTRTPWWDGSSIYGSNAEVLKKVRTFKDGKLKLSADGLLEIDKNGKIISGDVRNTWAGLSALQALFVQEHNSVCDALKKEYPELEEEDLYRHARLVTSAVIAKVHTIDWTVELLKTDTMLAAMRTNWYGLLGKKFKDTFGHIGGSILGGFVGMKKPENHGVPYSLTEEFTSVYRMHQLLPDKLQLRNVDATPGPNKSLPLTNEIPMEDLIGGKGEENLSRIGFTKQMVSMGHQACGALELWNYPVWMRDLVAQNVDGTDRPDHVDLAALEIYRDRERSVARYNEFRRGMLQIPISKWEDLTDDEEVINTLREVYGDDVEELDLMVGMAAEKKIKGFAISETAFFIFLIMASRRLEADRFFTSNYKEETYTKKGLEWVNTTESLKDVLDRHYPEITEKWMNSSSAFSVWDSTPEPHNPIPLYFRVPPQ is encoded by the exons ATGTCTTTGGTTATGGCATCCCTTAAGAATCTTTTGCTCTCCCCTCTTCGTGGTTTCATCCACAAAGATTTCCATGATATCTTTGAGAGAATGACTCTCTTGGACAAGCTTTTTTTTCTG ATTGTTCATTTCGTGGATAAGCTGAATCTTTGGCACCGGCTACCAGTGTTCTTGGGGCTGCTTTATCTTGGAGCGCGGCGGCATCTGCATCAGGAATACAATTTGATCAACGTCGGCAAAACACCGGTCGGCGTCAGATCAAATCCGGCCGATCACCCTTATCGAACTGCTGACGGTAAATACAACGACCCCTTTAATGAAGGTGCAGGCAGTGAACTTTCATTTTTTGGGAGGAATATGCTACCTGTTCATCAGCATAACCAG TTAAAGAAGCCAGACCCAATGGTGGTAGCAACGAAGCTGCTAGCGAGGAGAAATTTTGTGGACACAGGAAAACAATTTAACATGATTGCTGCTTCTTGGATTCAGTTTATGATTCATGATTGGATTGATCATTTGGAAGATACTAAGCAG ATTGAGCTTAAGGCACCTAAAGAAGTTGCAAGTCAATGCCCACTAAAGTCTTTTAAGTTTTTCAAGACCAAGGAAATTCCTACTGGCTTTTATGAAATCAAGACTGGTCACTTGAACACGCGTACCCCCTGGTG GGATGGAAGTTCTATTTATGGAAGCAATGCAGAAGTTTTAAAGAAAGTGAGAACATTTAAAGATGGAAAGCTGAAACTATCAGCAGATGGGCTACTCGAAATAGACAAAAATGGGAAAATTATATCTGGTGATGTTCGTAACACTTGGGCTGGACTTTCGGCACTACAGGCTCTCTTTGTTCAAGAGCACAATTCTGTTTGTGATGCCTTGAAG AAAGAATATCCAGAATTGGAGGAGGAAGACTTGTATCGTCATGCAAGGCTGGTCACTTCTGCTGTTATTGCAAAAGTTCACACAATTGATTGGACTGTTGAGCTTCTCAAAACGGATACCATGCTTGCAGCAATGCGTACCAATTG GTATGGATTACTAGGGAAGAAGTTTAAGGACACATTTGGGCACATTGGAGGTTCAATTTTGGGTGGGTTTGTAGGAATGAAAAAACCTGAAAATCATGGAGTACCCTACTCCTTGACTGAGGAATTTACGAGTGTTTACCGAATGCATCAACTTTTACCTGATAAGCTGCAGCTGAGGAACGTAGATGCCACACCTGGACCAAACAAATCTCTCCCTTTGACTAATGA AATTCCCATGGAAGATTTAATTGGGGGAAAAGGAGAGGAGAATTTATCAAGAATCGGTTTTACTAAGCAAATGGTATCAATGGGTCACCAAGCTTGTGGAGCTCTTGAGCTTTGGAACTATCCAGTGTGGATGAGGGATCTTGTTGCTCAAAATGTGGATGGGACTGATAGGCCAGATCATGTTGATCTTGCAGCCCTTGAAA TTTATAGGGACAGAGAAAGGAGCGTTGCTAGGTACAATGAATTTCGCAGAGGAATGCTGCAAATTCCCATCTCCAAATGGGAAGATTTGACGGACGATGAAGAAGTGATTAATACACTTCGTGAAGTATATGGTGATGATGTAGAAGAATTGGATCTGATGGTTGGAATGGCTGCCGAGAAAAAGATTAAGGGTTTTGCCATTTCGGAGACTGCCTTTTTCATATTCCTCATCATGGCATCAAG GAGGTTAGAGGCAGACAGATTTTTCACCAGCAATTACAAGGAGGAGACATATACAAAGAAAGGACTGGAATGGGTAAATACAACAGAAAGCTTGAAAGATGTGTTAGATCGACATTACCCTGAAATAACTGAGAAATGGATGAACTCCAGCAGCGCATTCTCTGTTTGGGACTCTACTCCTGAACCTCACAATCCTATTCCACTCTACTTTCGCGTTCCTCCACAGTAA